Proteins from a genomic interval of Kribbella aluminosa:
- a CDS encoding MauE/DoxX family redox-associated membrane protein — protein MLIALALLLPPFWAIEAYAAAALSVGFVGFLIYSKVVVPEASCGCAGKSAKPVGNRPIARALLLLATSAAATFATTGWWSAGKGLAVLVVEAAAFAMLSAELDRYWLLPLRRFRIRLSHPYANTASDNTPRAATQRRVLLSPAYRAVDGLLRSDIHDYWDDDGWRFVSYAARYDGRRATAVFAVFAVFAVFAVPHQDSTAVSNRVAVVDDDGLTLYRPTALATTG, from the coding sequence GTGCTGATCGCCCTCGCCCTTCTCCTACCACCCTTCTGGGCGATCGAGGCGTACGCCGCTGCCGCACTGTCCGTCGGCTTCGTCGGCTTCCTGATCTACTCGAAGGTCGTCGTACCGGAGGCGTCCTGCGGCTGCGCGGGAAAGTCCGCCAAGCCCGTCGGGAACCGCCCCATCGCTCGCGCATTGTTGCTGCTGGCAACATCGGCGGCCGCAACCTTCGCAACAACCGGCTGGTGGTCAGCGGGGAAGGGTCTGGCAGTACTGGTCGTAGAAGCGGCAGCATTCGCGATGCTGTCTGCCGAACTCGACCGCTACTGGCTCCTCCCCCTCCGCCGGTTCCGCATCCGCCTCAGCCACCCGTACGCCAACACGGCCTCCGACAACACCCCACGCGCCGCCACTCAGCGACGAGTACTGCTCAGCCCGGCCTACCGCGCGGTTGACGGGCTGCTCCGTTCCGACATCCACGACTACTGGGACGACGACGGCTGGCGGTTCGTGAGCTACGCCGCCCGGTACGACGGCCGCCGCGCGACCGCCGTGTTCGCCGTGTTCGCCGTGTTCGCCGTGTTCGCCGTACCGCACCAGGACTCCACCGCGGTGTCCAATCGGGTCGCCGTCGTCGACGACGACGGCCTGACTCTGTACCGCCCAACGGCGCTGGCGACGACGGGGTAG
- a CDS encoding MFS transporter, producing the protein MKQQADTRPRSARWFALAVLVLAVLLVAVDATVLGLATPFLSEDLKPSGTQLLWIGDAYSFVLAGLLVSMGSLGDRIGRKRILLIGATAFGALSVLNAYANSAELMIVARALLGVAGATLMPATLALIRNLFHDPRERSLAIGIWGAAASAGMAIGPIVGGVLLENFWWGSVFLINLPVMAVLVIVGARLLPESRNPQPGPWDLVSVVLSMIGMIGVVYAIKEFAAHGFAWLPVAAGAVGLLALYGFVRRQRRLPIPLLDLSLFRSRGFSSAVLADLLTILGLSGLIFFLSQYLQLVQERRPIEAGLAELPAAIGSVVAGLLAGQVARRFSVRVVVAGGLAAIGLALASLTTINQTTGYPLLGAALLVVGAGAGFSFTVTADVILSAVPKEQAGAASAVSETAYELGTALGIALLGSIVTGVYRNFDGPLGTPAAAHESLGGAVEAAAQLPPAAAAELLDAAREAFAHGVSIAAGVGAAVLLATAVAAWFLLRGQALGTHEQ; encoded by the coding sequence ATGAAGCAGCAAGCAGACACCCGCCCGCGTTCGGCGCGCTGGTTCGCGCTGGCCGTGCTGGTGCTCGCGGTCCTGCTCGTCGCGGTCGACGCCACCGTGCTCGGGCTGGCCACACCGTTCCTGTCCGAGGACCTCAAGCCGTCCGGTACGCAGCTGTTGTGGATCGGCGACGCGTACTCGTTCGTGCTCGCCGGCCTGCTGGTCTCGATGGGCAGCCTCGGCGACCGGATCGGCCGTAAGCGCATCCTGCTGATCGGCGCGACCGCGTTCGGCGCGCTCTCGGTGCTGAACGCGTACGCGAACTCGGCCGAGCTGATGATCGTGGCGCGCGCGCTGCTCGGGGTCGCCGGCGCGACGCTGATGCCGGCCACGCTGGCGCTGATCCGCAACCTGTTCCACGACCCGCGTGAGCGCAGTCTCGCGATCGGGATCTGGGGTGCAGCCGCGTCCGCCGGGATGGCGATCGGCCCGATCGTCGGCGGCGTACTGCTGGAGAACTTCTGGTGGGGCTCGGTGTTCCTGATCAACCTGCCGGTGATGGCGGTACTGGTGATCGTGGGCGCCCGGCTGCTGCCGGAGTCGCGGAACCCGCAGCCGGGTCCGTGGGACCTGGTCAGCGTCGTGCTGTCGATGATCGGGATGATCGGTGTCGTCTACGCGATCAAGGAGTTCGCTGCGCACGGTTTCGCGTGGCTGCCGGTCGCGGCGGGTGCCGTCGGTCTGCTGGCGCTCTACGGTTTCGTCCGGCGGCAGCGGCGGCTCCCGATCCCGTTGCTGGACCTGAGCCTGTTCCGCAGCCGTGGCTTCAGCAGCGCCGTACTCGCCGATCTGCTGACGATCCTCGGGTTGTCCGGGCTGATCTTCTTCCTGTCGCAGTACCTGCAGCTCGTCCAGGAGCGGCGGCCGATCGAAGCCGGGCTGGCGGAACTGCCGGCCGCGATCGGGTCGGTCGTCGCGGGGCTCCTCGCCGGACAGGTGGCGCGCCGGTTCTCGGTCCGCGTGGTCGTCGCGGGCGGTCTGGCCGCGATCGGGCTGGCGCTCGCTTCGCTCACCACGATCAACCAGACCACCGGGTACCCGTTGCTCGGCGCGGCGCTGCTCGTCGTCGGCGCGGGCGCCGGATTCTCGTTCACGGTGACGGCCGACGTGATCCTGTCCGCCGTACCGAAAGAGCAGGCCGGTGCAGCGAGCGCGGTGTCGGAGACGGCGTACGAACTGGGTACGGCGCTCGGCATCGCGCTGCTCGGGTCGATCGTCACCGGGGTCTACCGGAACTTCGACGGACCTCTGGGTACGCCGGCTGCCGCGCACGAGTCGCTGGGTGGTGCCGTCGAGGCGGCTGCTCAGCTGCCGCCGGCGGCTGCGGCCGAGCTGCTCGACGCGGCTCGGGAGGCGTTCGCGCACGGCGTCTCGATCGCCGCAGGTGTCGGCGCCGCCGTACTGCTGGCGACCGCGGTCGCGGCGTGGTTCCTGCTCCGCGGGCAGGCGCTCGGCACGCACGAACAGTAG
- a CDS encoding TetR/AcrR family transcriptional regulator, with protein MAVDREQVLRAAATLLMRKSTATMDEVARAAGISRATLNRQFAGRDALIRALEDLGIAECEAAAARAAVDDGPVADAVRRLVRELEPAAGLLAFLYSENQLFEGDEQNEGWARIDAGLVALFRRGQETGEFRIDLSPVWLTEALYGLLVSAAWAICEGRVAPKDFTTNIAELLLGGAIRREQK; from the coding sequence ATGGCTGTCGATCGAGAGCAAGTACTGCGCGCCGCCGCGACCCTGCTGATGCGGAAGTCCACGGCGACCATGGACGAGGTCGCCCGGGCCGCCGGCATCAGCCGCGCCACGCTGAACCGGCAGTTCGCCGGGCGGGACGCGCTGATCCGGGCGCTCGAGGACCTCGGCATCGCCGAGTGCGAGGCGGCCGCCGCCCGGGCTGCGGTCGACGACGGCCCGGTCGCGGACGCCGTACGCCGCCTGGTGCGCGAGCTCGAGCCGGCCGCCGGGCTGCTCGCGTTCCTGTACTCCGAGAACCAGCTCTTCGAGGGCGACGAGCAGAACGAGGGCTGGGCCCGGATTGACGCCGGTCTGGTGGCGCTGTTCCGGCGCGGCCAGGAGACCGGCGAGTTCCGGATCGACCTCAGCCCGGTGTGGCTGACCGAGGCGCTGTACGGGCTGCTCGTCTCGGCGGCCTGGGCCATCTGCGAGGGCCGGGTGGCCCCGAAGGACTTCACCACGAACATCGCCGAGCTGTTGCTCGGCGGCGCAATACGGAGAGAACAGAAATGA
- a CDS encoding TerC/Alx family metal homeostasis membrane protein, protein MSPIVWVLTIVGLLAIVAFDLIVIARRNHTVTIKDATRWVLFYVGLAGLFALGLFLFSPGQSGSEFVAGYITEYSLSVDNLFVFVIIMARFAVPALAQDKVLYVGIVVSMALRAIFILAGAAAISAASWVFYVFGAFLVYTAVRLVLEGENDESDFQENAVLRGLRRILPLSHDYDGDKLVSRAGGKRLLTPLVVVIAAIGMANVIFALDSIPAIFGLTQDAYIVLTANAFALMGLRQLYFLIGGLLERIVYLNVGLSVILAFIGVKLIIEALHGSHIDDIGAIHLPHIGILTSLGFIVGTLFVTTVVSLLKSSRDNRREAVRVDVDD, encoded by the coding sequence ATGTCACCCATCGTGTGGGTGCTGACCATTGTCGGACTGCTCGCGATCGTCGCGTTCGACCTGATCGTGATCGCCCGCCGCAACCACACCGTGACGATCAAGGACGCCACCCGCTGGGTGCTGTTCTACGTCGGCCTCGCCGGGCTGTTCGCGCTCGGGCTGTTCCTGTTCAGCCCGGGGCAGTCGGGCAGCGAGTTCGTCGCCGGGTACATCACGGAGTACAGCCTCAGCGTCGACAACCTGTTCGTGTTCGTGATCATCATGGCGCGGTTCGCCGTACCGGCGCTGGCACAGGACAAGGTGCTGTACGTCGGCATCGTGGTCTCGATGGCGCTCCGGGCGATCTTCATCCTGGCCGGCGCGGCGGCGATCTCCGCGGCCAGCTGGGTGTTCTACGTCTTCGGCGCGTTCCTGGTGTACACCGCGGTCCGGCTGGTCCTCGAGGGTGAGAACGACGAAAGTGACTTCCAGGAGAACGCGGTACTGCGTGGGCTTCGCAGGATTCTCCCGTTGTCGCACGACTACGACGGCGACAAACTCGTCAGCCGAGCCGGCGGGAAGCGGCTGCTGACCCCGCTGGTGGTCGTGATCGCCGCGATCGGGATGGCGAACGTGATCTTCGCGCTGGACTCGATCCCGGCGATCTTCGGACTCACCCAGGACGCCTACATCGTGCTGACCGCGAACGCGTTCGCACTGATGGGCCTGCGGCAGCTGTACTTCCTGATCGGCGGCCTGCTGGAGCGGATCGTCTACCTGAACGTCGGCCTGTCGGTGATCCTCGCGTTCATCGGCGTGAAGCTGATCATCGAGGCGCTGCACGGCTCGCACATCGACGACATCGGCGCGATCCACCTGCCGCACATCGGGATCCTCACGTCGCTCGGCTTCATCGTCGGCACGCTGTTCGTGACCACGGTGGTCAGCCTGCTCAAATCGTCCCGCGACAACCGCCGCGAGGCCGTCCGGGTCGACGTCGACGACTGA
- a CDS encoding MFS transporter: protein MVSYRSADPTRTYYVYNAAWAFLGALSFTLSAVYYVRHAGLNPLQMVLVGTTLELACFLFEIPTGLVADLYSRRLSLVIGFVLIGAGFLLQALVPAFLAILAAQVLWGVGFTFTSGADQAWITDEIGADRADRVFVRAQQFELGGTIAGTVTAGALGLVGLSLPMVISGAGMILLALVLNAVMPERNFHRTPPAERETFRQVTDTFKSGLDAARRRPVVRTLLVISLIAGLASEAFDRLWSVKLLTFDFPTVFGTSDPAFWFTALALAGTLLSLCASLLLNRFSAERLQASHPTGILATLAALDVLGMFLFAFAGHLWLALAALWLRQIADTVTSPIHAAWLNRHVDSRSRATVLSMVSQANAIGQVAGGPPLGALGRTSLRGALLASGLIWLPIPALYLRLRPTRAKQPDPA from the coding sequence ATGGTTTCGTACCGCTCTGCCGACCCCACCCGGACGTACTACGTCTACAACGCCGCCTGGGCATTCCTCGGCGCGCTGTCGTTCACTCTCAGTGCTGTGTACTACGTTCGCCACGCCGGACTGAACCCGCTCCAGATGGTCCTCGTCGGGACCACCCTCGAGCTCGCCTGCTTCCTCTTCGAGATCCCCACCGGCCTCGTCGCCGACCTGTACAGCCGACGGCTCTCGCTCGTGATCGGCTTCGTGCTGATCGGCGCAGGCTTCCTGCTCCAGGCCCTGGTGCCCGCGTTCCTGGCGATCCTCGCCGCGCAGGTGCTGTGGGGTGTCGGCTTCACGTTCACCTCCGGCGCCGACCAGGCCTGGATCACCGACGAGATCGGCGCCGACCGCGCGGACCGGGTGTTCGTCCGCGCCCAGCAGTTCGAGCTCGGCGGGACGATCGCCGGTACCGTCACGGCCGGCGCGCTGGGCCTGGTCGGCCTGTCGCTGCCGATGGTGATCTCCGGCGCGGGGATGATCCTGCTCGCGCTCGTCCTGAACGCGGTGATGCCGGAGCGGAACTTCCACCGGACACCGCCCGCGGAGCGCGAGACCTTCCGGCAGGTGACCGACACGTTCAAGAGCGGGCTCGACGCGGCCCGCCGGCGTCCCGTCGTACGGACGCTCCTGGTGATCAGCCTGATCGCAGGCCTGGCGAGCGAGGCGTTCGACCGGCTGTGGTCGGTCAAGCTGCTGACCTTCGACTTCCCGACCGTGTTCGGTACGTCGGACCCGGCGTTCTGGTTCACCGCCCTGGCGCTCGCCGGCACCCTGCTCTCACTGTGCGCCTCCTTGCTGCTGAACCGCTTCTCCGCGGAGCGCCTGCAAGCCTCGCACCCGACCGGCATTCTCGCGACGCTCGCCGCGCTGGACGTCCTCGGGATGTTCCTGTTCGCGTTCGCCGGCCACCTCTGGCTGGCGCTCGCAGCGCTCTGGCTGCGGCAGATCGCCGACACAGTCACGAGCCCGATCCACGCCGCCTGGCTGAACCGGCACGTCGACTCCCGCTCCCGCGCGACCGTGCTCTCGATGGTGTCCCAGGCGAACGCGATCGGTCAGGTCGCGGGCGGCCCACCGCTCGGCGCCCTCGGCCGTACGTCGCTACGCGGCGCCCTGCTCGCCTCCGGCCTGATCTGGCTCCCGATCCCGGCGCTCTACCTGCGGCTCCGCCCGACTCGCGCCAAGCAACCGGACCCGGCCTGA
- a CDS encoding ABC transporter permease has product MSATFEVKPASAAPAPPASATARKPPRTSRRTQAGRSLRRHWQLYLLIVVPLAYFVIFKYIPIANAVIAFKDYSPVKGPWGSPWVGFKNFELFFQNPVFWTLVKNTFLLSVYTVLASFPIPIILAIALNEIRNGRFKKTVQLVTYAPYFISTVVVVSMTILVLSPRLGFVNDAIGLFGVPQIDFLGNPDYFRHIYVWSDVWQTTGYSAVIYLAALSGIDPALHESARIDGASRLQRIRHVDLPGIMPTAVIILVLGVGNIMSIGFEKAFLLQNPLNTAQSEIIATYVYKTGLLNADFSMATAIGLFNSVINLFLLLGVNFAAKRITGNGLWS; this is encoded by the coding sequence GTGAGCGCAACCTTCGAGGTGAAACCGGCATCGGCGGCACCGGCACCGCCGGCGTCAGCAACCGCCCGGAAACCACCGCGAACGAGCCGCCGGACGCAGGCCGGGCGGAGTCTGCGGCGGCACTGGCAGCTCTACCTGCTGATCGTCGTACCGCTCGCGTACTTCGTGATCTTCAAGTACATCCCGATCGCGAACGCGGTGATCGCGTTCAAGGACTACAGCCCGGTCAAGGGCCCGTGGGGCAGCCCGTGGGTCGGGTTCAAGAACTTCGAGTTGTTCTTCCAGAACCCGGTCTTCTGGACCCTGGTGAAGAACACCTTCCTGCTCTCGGTCTACACCGTGCTGGCCAGCTTCCCGATCCCGATCATCCTGGCGATCGCGCTGAACGAGATCCGCAACGGCCGGTTCAAGAAGACCGTCCAGCTGGTCACGTACGCGCCGTACTTCATCTCCACCGTGGTCGTGGTCTCGATGACGATCCTGGTGCTGTCGCCGCGGCTCGGATTCGTGAACGACGCGATCGGGCTGTTCGGCGTACCGCAGATCGACTTCCTCGGGAACCCGGACTACTTCCGGCACATCTACGTGTGGTCCGACGTCTGGCAGACCACCGGGTACTCCGCGGTCATCTACCTGGCGGCGCTGTCCGGGATCGACCCGGCGCTGCACGAGTCGGCGCGGATCGACGGGGCCAGCCGGCTGCAGCGGATCCGGCACGTCGACCTGCCGGGCATCATGCCGACCGCGGTGATCATCCTGGTGCTGGGCGTCGGCAACATCATGTCGATCGGGTTCGAGAAGGCGTTCCTGCTGCAGAACCCGCTGAACACCGCGCAGTCCGAGATCATCGCCACCTACGTCTACAAGACCGGCCTGCTGAACGCCGACTTCAGCATGGCGACCGCGATCGGGCTCTTCAACTCGGTGATCAACCTCTTCCTGCTGCTCGGCGTGAACTTCGCCGCCAAGCGCATCACCGGAAACGGACTCTGGTCATGA
- a CDS encoding carbohydrate ABC transporter permease yields the protein MSITLQGFRRTSSGGHESQRTTIEETRTDKIFLTGVKIMLWLALILVAVPLIYIVANSFSSPSAVSAGKVLLWPVEPSIKAYKEAFSDPLIMKGYLNSFIYAICGTLISVTLTIAIAYPLSRRTFFGRNVIMSVLIFTMLFSGGLIPTYLVVQDLGMLNTRWAMVIPSAIGVWQVIIARTFFRSTIPDELYEAATIDGASDLRFLWSIVLPLSKPVIAVIALMYAIFQWNSYFDALIYLKDPSLYPLQIVLRNVLILNTLTGSTTTTSLAQQLEQQQLANVLKYALIVISSLPVLVIYPFVARHFTKGVMVGAVKG from the coding sequence ATGAGCATCACGTTGCAAGGATTCCGCCGTACGTCGTCGGGCGGCCACGAGTCGCAGCGCACGACGATCGAGGAGACGCGGACCGACAAGATCTTCCTGACCGGCGTGAAGATCATGCTCTGGCTGGCGCTGATCCTGGTCGCGGTGCCGCTGATCTACATCGTCGCGAACTCGTTCAGCAGCCCGTCTGCGGTGAGCGCCGGCAAGGTTCTGCTCTGGCCGGTCGAGCCGAGCATCAAGGCGTACAAGGAGGCCTTCAGCGATCCGCTGATCATGAAGGGCTACCTGAACTCGTTCATCTACGCGATCTGCGGCACCCTGATCAGCGTCACGCTGACGATCGCGATCGCGTACCCGTTGTCGCGCCGGACGTTCTTCGGCCGGAACGTGATCATGAGCGTGCTGATCTTCACCATGCTGTTCTCCGGCGGCCTGATCCCGACGTACCTCGTGGTCCAGGACCTCGGGATGCTGAACACCCGCTGGGCGATGGTGATCCCGAGCGCGATCGGCGTCTGGCAGGTGATCATCGCGCGGACGTTCTTCCGCTCGACGATCCCGGACGAGCTCTACGAGGCCGCGACCATCGACGGCGCGAGCGACCTGCGGTTCCTCTGGTCGATCGTGCTGCCGCTGTCGAAGCCGGTGATCGCGGTGATCGCGCTGATGTACGCGATCTTCCAGTGGAACAGCTACTTCGACGCCCTGATCTACCTGAAGGATCCCAGCCTGTACCCGTTGCAGATCGTGCTCCGGAACGTGCTGATCCTGAACACCCTCACCGGGTCCACCACCACGACGAGTCTGGCCCAGCAGCTCGAACAGCAACAGCTGGCCAACGTCCTCAAGTACGCGCTCATCGTCATCTCGAGCCTGCCCGTACTGGTCATCTACCCGTTCGTCGCCCGCCATTTCACCAAGGGCGTGATGGTCGGCGCGGTCAAGGGCTGA
- a CDS encoding extracellular solute-binding protein produces the protein MRSSVSKVVALAAAGALALAACSSDKSSKGAANETTSDGKVVIDTFTPSDQSTNLETNAVTKIISDKFKIKFRWQTTTYDAGPAKEKRQIALASGDYPDMFFLIPWIDAFTQAEVLKLGQQGVAVPLEDLIKQNAPNIQKVLDTNKEYKQMATAPDGHIYALPQWADCFHCTYPDKLWINSTWLKKLGLQVPKTTDDLRKVLEAFKTKDPNGNGKADEIPMTTDIQDSSLIAYLMNAFAYDPVGANNGVRSLLTLNGDKVVTPVTSDAWKAGLKYIHGLYKDGLIDQAAFTQNAQALQAQGNNPKAVVLGSVPVLWPGIFVQLDSKDGRDKQYDAVPPLTGPDGKSYTGYNHPTSTGYTFMLTNKASKEAQVAAIKMLDWIYTDQGQEITNMGPEGVGWTKPAPGDIALDASTTPLYKPKQDAPKNISWGALGQYNNTLAYRNAQVVPKDIYTGAGLERRLWEATKQYEGHVDKSQWFPQSFMWPDPSLSGELATLQTNLNTYVNQNQLAFITGSKNLDTDWDAYVKGLDSTGMPRYLQINQQAYDKYKSGSK, from the coding sequence ATGCGCTCATCCGTGAGCAAGGTCGTCGCGCTGGCCGCAGCCGGTGCGCTCGCCTTGGCGGCGTGCAGCTCGGACAAGTCCAGCAAGGGTGCGGCGAACGAGACGACGTCGGACGGCAAGGTGGTCATCGACACCTTCACCCCGTCGGACCAGAGCACCAACCTGGAAACCAACGCGGTGACCAAGATCATCAGCGACAAGTTCAAGATCAAGTTCCGCTGGCAGACCACGACGTACGACGCCGGTCCGGCCAAGGAGAAGCGGCAGATCGCGCTGGCCAGCGGCGACTACCCGGACATGTTCTTCCTGATCCCGTGGATCGACGCGTTCACCCAGGCGGAGGTGCTGAAGCTCGGCCAGCAGGGCGTCGCGGTACCGCTCGAGGACCTGATCAAGCAGAACGCGCCGAACATCCAGAAGGTGCTGGACACCAACAAGGAGTACAAGCAGATGGCGACCGCGCCCGACGGTCACATCTACGCGCTGCCGCAGTGGGCGGACTGCTTCCACTGCACGTACCCGGACAAGCTGTGGATCAACAGCACCTGGCTGAAGAAGCTCGGCCTGCAGGTGCCGAAGACCACCGACGACCTGCGGAAGGTGCTCGAGGCGTTCAAGACCAAGGACCCGAACGGCAACGGCAAGGCCGACGAGATCCCGATGACCACCGACATCCAGGACAGCAGCCTGATCGCGTACCTGATGAACGCGTTCGCGTACGACCCGGTCGGTGCGAACAACGGCGTCCGGTCGCTGCTCACGCTGAACGGCGACAAGGTCGTCACGCCGGTCACCTCGGACGCGTGGAAGGCAGGCCTGAAGTACATCCACGGCCTCTACAAGGACGGGCTGATCGACCAGGCTGCGTTCACCCAGAACGCGCAGGCCCTGCAGGCGCAGGGCAACAACCCGAAGGCCGTCGTGCTGGGCTCGGTGCCGGTGCTCTGGCCGGGCATCTTCGTTCAGCTGGACTCCAAGGACGGGCGGGACAAGCAGTACGACGCCGTACCGCCGCTGACCGGTCCGGACGGGAAGAGCTACACCGGCTACAACCACCCGACGTCGACCGGCTACACGTTCATGCTGACCAACAAGGCCAGCAAGGAGGCCCAGGTCGCGGCGATCAAGATGCTCGACTGGATCTACACCGACCAGGGCCAGGAGATCACCAACATGGGTCCGGAGGGCGTCGGCTGGACCAAGCCCGCTCCCGGCGACATCGCGCTCGACGCCAGCACCACACCGCTGTACAAGCCGAAGCAGGACGCGCCGAAGAACATCAGCTGGGGTGCGCTCGGTCAGTACAACAACACGCTCGCCTACCGGAACGCGCAGGTCGTGCCGAAGGACATCTACACCGGCGCCGGCCTGGAGCGGCGGCTGTGGGAGGCGACGAAGCAGTACGAGGGGCATGTCGACAAGTCGCAGTGGTTCCCGCAGTCGTTCATGTGGCCGGATCCGAGTCTGAGTGGTGAGCTTGCGACGCTGCAGACGAACCTGAACACCTACGTGAACCAGAACCAGTTGGCCTTCATCACCGGGTCGAAGAACCTCGACACCGACTGGGACGCGTACGTGAAGGGGCTCGACAGCACCGGCATGCCGCGGTACCTGCAGATCAACCAGCAGGCCTACGACAAGTACAAGAGCGGGAGCAAGTAG